CTTCCGTCCACAGCCACCTAAGGCCATGCTGCTGAGCACAGATGGTGAGCACATACACAAACACTTTGTAGATTCCAAacggaaggaagggggaaaagatgGGGGACATTTTAGCAGATGGCTCAGGTCGGACACCGGCACCTAACGCAAAGCTGACTGCCGAGAACTGGTGGCAGGTGGCATGCTTTGTGAAACACCGCCAAGCACGGACCTCAGAAGTATTCCAAACAAAACCCCACGAAGACCCGTAAACATGTTTGTTTCGAACACAAACGAGGCCAGCATTTATGTTTCAACAGCCTCTCAGCATTCCTTGCGGTCCTTCCCACACAGCAGACCTGTGCGCCGCCTCTTTGAGAACCCAAGGAAGTTGTGACACGCGGTGCAGGTGCCACGGGGCAGCGACCTCTGGAAGGGTGCGGGCCGTTTTCGGCTAGCTCTTCCACCTTCCAAACATCTGGGACACATCTCAATCAGAATTATGCGGGCACTGCTGAATTAGGATAGTTGAGAAAGTATGCTTCCAGAGTGAActccaattcaatttcttcatcaagTTTCTAAATAGCACGGTTAAACTACAAAGCAGGAGTTGAACAGGATCAAAATGGCCTGTGTGGACCCGGCAGAATTAAAAAAGCAACTCCAAATTCTCTAttgctgctttttatttgtgATCCTGTTTGCAACATCTGTCACGTGCATTTTGAGTCCTCACTCATTATGTTCTCAATCAGCCCAAAGATGCCAAACTCCTCTTCCCACGGAAAATCACATTACTTAGCAAAGGTAACACAAGGGCTTCGGGAAGTAGCCCAAACTAAATGTTGGCCGCAATCTGACTCAGCAAAACCATGTATTCTCTAGTAGACCCACGTGCTGTAGAATTAGTAGCAGCCTTAAGAAAACGTCTAAGAGTGGAGTTTAAGATCAGTTTTGCCTTTAACTGTTGTGACTTCCTAGAAAACTTCCTCAGGCCCAATTTAATGAAGGGTCTAGATGGCATTACCACTATTTTCAGATGTCAAAGGCAAGGACTTGACTAGAAATAGCCTAGCATATACCAAAAGCAGTACACGGTTCGTGTCTTCTCATCGGAAGAGACTTCGTAAACTTAAGCAACAGAGAGGATAAACCTAGAGAAGAAATAGCAAACGTGTACACAAAACGCCAAGAATTCAGACCCAATCATTCAAATACTCTTTGCTTAGCACATGACATACTTTTTCAGTTCTTTCCGCAACGTTCCTCCAGGTGTAGAAAGTCTTTACGATGTTGTGAATATCTTCGGGGGCTGGCAACGCTCCTGATTTGAGTTGGGAAATCGCTTTTTCCAAACCCTCGCACAAGGACTTTACAGAAGGCTCACACAAAATGATCAGATTTTCTGGAAGTACTTCAGGAATCCCGCCAACCCTGGTACTGACGACcttaagaagagacaaagaacacACGACACACCATAATTCGTACCTCAGGAAAAGAAGCCAAACCAACTTGAAAAGTCGTTACAGAATGTGTCTGATTATTTTTCAGAATGCAAGTACAGAAACCCCGACAGTGCAAGGCCTCAAAGCTTTTTACCTGTAAACCGCAACTGGCTGCTTCCACAATTGCCATGCAGAACGCTTCGGTAAGGGaagtattaagaaaaatatgtccTTGAACTAAGACATTTCTAACATCCTTGTGTTCTAAGGCTCCCAAGAGACGTACTCTGATTTttgaaatgagagaagaaagaggggagTGAAAATCTTGCTAGAAAAGAAATTATCATTTAGAAGCCAAGTGTGCTATTCGTACTGTACTTAGATTATTGCTGGTTCTGATGTTTTCCACCTCAAAAAAGGTTAGCATCTCCAAACTCTTATCTAAGAGTCTTTTAAAGCTCTTTGGTTCAAACCCACACGGCCAACATATTTCGAACTTTTGTCACGCCTACAAATTTCATCTTTTCCAAAATTGGTTGGCATTTAATAAAGATATTAATATGCTTTGATGAGTAAATATCAAAGTCATTTCTAAAGAGGAAAATGCCCCTTCTAAACTGAGATGTCTCACAGCAAACACGGTTCTAAGTTACCGAGAAACAGAAGTACGTGAACCTGTACGTGCAGGGCAATTTACACGACTTGGGCCACGCTATAGAAATCACCACTCAGCAAGCCTTGAAAACGCGCAAACATTTCCACAGCGGTTGGCGTGTGCATGCGTGGatgtgcgcacgcgcacacacacctTCCAGGGTACCTCCAACCACTGCCCCCTAGAGTCCAATAATATTGGgctaacaagaacaacaaaaacaattaaactgTGAATCTTAAACTAAAGTTTCCCAtagtacatacatttttaaaaaaagagacctCGCGTCACATTTGTACATCAGGTACATGTAAGAGAAACAACCCACTTAACACACATCACCCAAACTGAATTTAGGTAACTGGTATTTTCTCACCCAAGGCAGTATGGAATCCATCAATACCTGTCATGTAGCTGGTACCTTTCCCGTACTTCTTCCAAAATGATTCTCTTAGGTCCCTCTCCTccaattatgaaatttaaatctGGATATTTTTGACAGAGTTCAGGTATTATACCACTAAGCAAATCAGTccctagaaatataaaataaaggtgaATGTTGGAAAGAGTAATATTTAAACCTAAAAAAGTTCATCAGAACTGAGAATCCACTCACTTTGAAGAGTATTAGCCATGCCCTCCTTAAGTATAGAAACGAACTCTCAAACCTTTCCGGGGAAGGTGGATTCCCTGGGATCGTCCAAACTAGGGCTCATCTCCTGCAAGTTGCAATTCTTAAAGACACATACATTGACACATCCTTTGTTACCCAACACATGGACTGTTTGGTTTCACTGTAACGGAACATTCTTCAAGGTACTCGCTTGTTTACATATCACCTGTTATAAAACAGGTATTTGAGGTAGCTGACATCAGAGTTCGTTTTCTACAAGGCTGGACAGCTGACCGGAGATCTAGCTAGGTCCTGTCCCAGCCGTTTTAGGGGCAAGCTCTTTGACCAAGGGAAAGTTTTCTGATATAGAAAATGAAGAGACCAGGCGTACCTGAAGTCCGAGATCTCTTTCAGCTACCAACTTTCTCCCAGTCTGCGTTCCACTTCCCGCCCTAGGAAAGGGCCAAGTGCAAAGTAGAACTGCGGCCTCCACTTTGACAATGTGGTTTGTACAGAGGATTTTACAGCAAACGCTATGGTGTTTGGGAAATTGCAAAGAGTAGTCCATCCAAACCTGCTAGGGCCGCTTCCCTTGAATGACAGTAAGCGAAGGTGGCAGGACCGCCACTGCTAGGTCATTAGAGTCCGTCAGAACAAGAGGATGCATCTTGgttcctttttgttctttaatgaAACAAACACTCTACTAATAATGTGGAGATACCACCTCGGATAATataaagcaacaaaataaacCATGCTCTTCTAGTCTGAAAGTGGCTATCCAGAGTGACAGCAGGTTGACACTATTTGGGAATTTAGTTAAGTAACATTTATAAATTGGACACATTCAAAAGtgaaagtaaatgtaaaataaccCGGTTAAAGTTAagaaatgcatacacacacacacacacacacacacacacacacgaattgCACTTCTTCTCAATCCTTCCCAGATACAGGCAGatcaattataaaaaaagatggtgggagaaattatatatatggcgtcatttttattaaacaattcaAAGTAGGACTTAAGTAAACTCCgctattttcaaaatatgattgCATTAGCAAACATAAATTCACTGAGACTTTTCTGAACTATGAAGGCTTCTCATTAAAATCTTAGCTATCTGTGTTTCCAATTACCAAATCGATCCATTGGATTTCTACATAAACTAGAAGGTGGCTTAATGACTTTTACCATTTAGTGTCCTatagttctttcattttctttcttacctttccttctcccttcgaTTACGAAGGTTAAGAACCCAGCCTTCTAATGAAAAGTGCAATACACATAGCGTACTAATTATAACTGCTGAtaacaacatttactgagcagttATTGCATTAGGCAATGCCCTTGAAGGGTGCGAGGTCATGGAATCCCGACAACTACCTTATAAGGAATGGAAGTGATTAATACTATCAATGATCTATATTATTATTCTAGGAATGAAAGggttttcccaaataaaatattctcctGCCTCTGAGAAGAGTCTAACACAATGGAACATACAAAAGGACTTGCAATTGCCATAGTCACACAAAACGgacaaagaaaaatcatgatACAAATGGCTTCTAAAGCTCAGTCTAACATATGTCAAAGAAACTTCTGAATCTACACCTAGACTCTGGGCCAGAGGTGAGGGAACAGGAGACCTTAGTTCAAGAGCTGGACTCTTGTTTGTCATCTCTGATACTGTATGACCTGAGTgagttacttaccctctctgagactcagtttgtTGCATGCAGATAACATCTACCCTACAGTTGTTGGGAGGGTCAAGTGAGGTACTGTACCATGTACAGGCTTTATCAACTCCAGAATATAAACGGAAGTTGTCATCACCACCGCAGCAAGAAGGGGGGCGTGCCTGCACACACGCAGGAGCACTGGGAGACCCTGACTGAGCACAACAGGCTCTGGCGAAAGGGAAGAAGGCAGCCAGGGAAGCTCAGGAGTAAGAAGTGggatttctcctctctcactcaATACACTGCAGTGGGCCTTTGAGAACTGGTCCAAAGGAACACCTCCTAAGGAAATTAACTAGTTGATAATTAACAGACCATAAACACAACTACTCACTTTTGGGCTAGAGATGTGGCTGTTCCTTCTGAGAATGTTACTTTTTGTACAGTGCCTGGCGTATGGAGCGGGTTCgctaaatacttgttaaatgacCGAATTGAGAATAGGACAGGCCGTGCCTTCCCTCTGTCGCTGGTAGTTAGCTCAGCGGGCTCGAATACCATCGTTAGTGACGTAAAGGTAACAGCATTAGTTTGTACCAAGATTTCATTTTGCTCTGATCCTCGACCATGCATGCACCACACTCATTCTCGGCTAGCTAGCTCACCGCTCTTTTAGCTATGTGACTAAAAGATAGCCTAGGCGCGTTTTCTAAGTTGCAACACATCACCAGTATCCCCACAGGGGTTTCCAAGAGAGACTGCAGGTCCATTCACATCTTCTTGATTAAAGAAAGGAAGCACACCGAGAGAGCATGCCTTCACCCCAGAAAACGCAGCTCAACAGTTTCCTCACCAACCTCCACTTAAGTGGACTGCTGGACCAACCAGGGCTCCCTTCCAAATGTAAAGCATACTGAGCAAGGCCCACGTCTGCACCGTAGGCCACTCCTGGGCACACTGGTACACTTCCGACCCCACCGCTGAGCTGCGTGCTGAGAACCAGCTGCACTGGTCCACGTACGTCTGATGCCAGCTACGCTTGGTAATGCGGGAACTTTGGGAACGCTGGGTAATTTACGTAAATGGCACATCAACTGACACAGTTAAGTTCCTATGAGACTAAGCTGAACGGTATGAAACACTCAATAAAGGAAAAGTTACACCAGAAAGCTCTTGTCCGATTAGGGGATATCCTAAACCACTGTGTCAAATCAAGAACAAGTCAAAAATCTCGAAGTACACGATTTCGTACACCTTTAAGTTCTCACCCCACTTAAAGAAGCCCAAATCGGCAACTACAAATAATGACGCTTTTGGAAGGTGGCCGTGCGAGAAAGATGGCACAGCTCCAACCAGCGGATCAGTACTCTTACGCCTGGAGGCCCACATCCAACTACTTACTGGCAACGCAGTGTGTGTTAATAACATTCTGAGTTAAATTCAAATACTTAAGGGAGggtatggattattttttttcaataattccCTACTTTAAGTGATGATTTTGATCACTGGACAGGTTTTTCAAATACCATCCAGAAGACCACTTAGGTTCTGAATAACCAGACCGTTTCAGGCTTTTAGTAAACGAGGCTCTACAAATGCTATTGCGGTGTCCATTAAGTGCTGCAgaggcactaaaaaaaaaaatcctccttgaTAATGGCAGACACTTATCAAATACAAACTGGCCTAAGTACTTGACAGGAACCATCACTGAACCCTCACAAGATTCCTGGTGTTGCCCAAACCgtacaaatgaaaaaattgagactcagagaggttaagcagcttGTCCTCAATCACACAGTGGGATGCGGGGAggatcaggctccaggctgtctaATCCCCCTGCCTTCACCACTTACCTGCCCCCAGATTATTAACACCTTATCTACgattaaaagaaataagctataAAACGGCAATGTTCAGAACAAGCTGACTTTGAGGAGATGCATAATAGCCAGGAAAGCTAGAAATTGAAATATTCCTAAAGGTCATCCCTGAATAGTACAGTTACAGCTGATTTTACTTTCCACCTCTGTCCTTttcttagttttcaaaatatCTGCAGTGAAAAGGCATTATTTTTGCAATCAGAAAGAAAGGGCTATGTGGTGGCTTAGCTTCTCACCTCTTACCACACACACAGGGCTGTTTAACCTTAAAAAGACCTGACCTAATCAACAACATCAGATTACTGTTTTTAGGTAACTATTAAAACATCAAAGGTGGGGGGTGGCATTCACCACCATTTCAAAAAATCTGGGGGGATGTATCAAACAGTATTACACCTTCCTTTGCTATATTTAATCCAGAAGTGGTTATGAGCCcataaaacaaaacgaaaagcCAAACAATCATTACATACAAGTATTCAACAGCTTTctacaagaaacaaaagtctGTGCAGTGCAATTGTAGCTATCATTTCATTACCTTTTCTGTAAACAAGTCTGCTGACAACAACAACAGTTATTATACTATCATGCCTTCTAAATGGGTCTGGAGTGAAGTCAGTAGGATCTACAGCATTAGGAATGACGGACACTATTTCAGGATTCAGTGCTGCTCTTAGCACAGTGTTTTCCTTACTAGTATAAGAGACACAAATTATGTGGTTTGTGTCACAAAGAGACACAGTTAGAAGCTTGTTTGTAAGCACCGAGCTGACATCAGCAAATCCAAAAAGGGAGTGGTCCGTGAAGACTGTCTGGAGCCCCATGGTCTTGGCGTGGAAGAGGGCATCATGGGCCATGGCAGAAAAAGAACTATGTGAATGTATTATCGTGACTCTCTCCCGAACAAATATGTACCTGAGCAATGGCAGACTGTGAAAGAGGGTCGTGGCCGTAGATTGGTTGTACATGACTTTCAGAGGCAAGTAATAGACTTTGAGGCCATTAGTGAGGTAACGGATGCCTTTTCGATTTCCATAAGCATG
This region of Acinonyx jubatus isolate Ajub_Pintada_27869175 chromosome X, VMU_Ajub_asm_v1.0, whole genome shotgun sequence genomic DNA includes:
- the PIGA gene encoding phosphatidylinositol N-acetylglucosaminyltransferase subunit A isoform X2, translated to MACRGGGTDLLSGIIPELCQKYPDLNFIIGGEGPKRIILEEVRERYQLHDRVRLLGALEHKDVRNVLVQGHIFLNTSLTEAFCMAIVEAASCGLQVVSTRVGGIPEVLPENLIILCEPSVKSLCEGLEKAISQLKSGALPAPEDIHNIVKTFYTWRNVAERTEKVYDRVAGEAVLPMDRRLDRLISHCGPVTGYIFALLAVVNFLFLVFLRWVTPDSVIDVAIDATGPDGAWTPRYPPSKKEGKNNAMSKTR
- the PIGA gene encoding phosphatidylinositol N-acetylglucosaminyltransferase subunit A isoform X1, with translation MACRGGGGPGQFPSAVLSRVSPGSLSTCRTHTHNICMVSDFFYPNMGGVESHIYQLSQCLIERGHKVIIVTHAYGNRKGIRYLTNGLKVYYLPLKVMYNQSTATTLFHSLPLLRYIFVRERVTIIHSHSSFSAMAHDALFHAKTMGLQTVFTDHSLFGFADVSSVLTNKLLTVSLCDTNHIICVSYTSKENTVLRAALNPEIVSVIPNAVDPTDFTPDPFRRHDSIITVVVVSRLVYRKGTDLLSGIIPELCQKYPDLNFIIGGEGPKRIILEEVRERYQLHDRVRLLGALEHKDVRNVLVQGHIFLNTSLTEAFCMAIVEAASCGLQVVSTRVGGIPEVLPENLIILCEPSVKSLCEGLEKAISQLKSGALPAPEDIHNIVKTFYTWRNVAERTEKVYDRVAGEAVLPMDRRLDRLISHCGPVTGYIFALLAVVNFLFLVFLRWVTPDSVIDVAIDATGPDGAWTPRYPPSKKEGKNNAMSKTR